A single Providencia manganoxydans DNA region contains:
- the citE gene encoding citrate (pro-3S)-lyase subunit beta, producing the protein MTPERKTRTRRSMLFVPGSNAAMLSNSFIYKADALMFDLEDSVTLREKDTARRLVYHALQHPLYRDIETVVRVNALDSAFGVADLEAVVRGGADIVRLPKTDTAQDVIDIENEILRIEKSCGREQGSTGLLAAIESPMGITQAVNIAHSSQRLIGIALGAEDYVRNLRTERSPDGVELLYARCAILQAARSAGIQAFDTVYSDANNEEGFLKEAAHIKQLGFDGKSLINPRQIELLHNLYAPTQKEVDHAQRVVDAADAAAQEGRGVVSLNGKMVDGPVIDRARLVLSRAALSGIREE; encoded by the coding sequence ATGACGCCAGAAAGAAAAACACGCACGCGCAGAAGTATGCTGTTTGTTCCCGGCTCTAATGCGGCAATGCTCAGTAACTCGTTTATTTATAAAGCCGATGCACTAATGTTTGACCTCGAAGATTCGGTTACTTTACGCGAAAAAGATACTGCTCGTCGCTTAGTTTATCATGCGCTACAGCACCCTTTATACCGTGATATTGAAACCGTCGTACGCGTGAATGCGCTTGACTCAGCGTTCGGTGTTGCTGACCTCGAAGCTGTCGTGCGCGGTGGTGCTGATATTGTTCGTTTACCTAAAACCGATACAGCACAAGATGTTATCGATATCGAAAATGAAATTTTACGTATTGAAAAAAGCTGTGGCCGCGAACAAGGTAGCACGGGTTTACTGGCAGCCATAGAATCACCAATGGGTATTACACAAGCGGTAAATATCGCTCACTCATCACAACGACTTATTGGCATCGCTTTAGGTGCCGAGGACTATGTCCGCAATTTGCGCACCGAGCGGTCCCCAGACGGCGTAGAACTCCTCTATGCTCGGTGCGCCATTTTACAAGCTGCACGTTCTGCTGGTATTCAAGCCTTTGATACTGTCTATTCAGATGCAAATAATGAGGAAGGATTCTTAAAAGAAGCCGCCCATATTAAACAGCTTGGTTTTGATGGCAAATCTTTAATTAATCCTCGCCAAATCGAACTGCTTCATAACCTCTACGCCCCGACCCAAAAAGAAGTGGATCACGCACAACGCGTCGTTGATGCGGCAGATGCTGCTGCGCAAGAAGGCCGTGGTGTCGTCTCACTCAATGGGAAAATGGTGGATGGTCCAGTGATTGATAGGGCACGTCTCGTGCTGTCACGCGCTGCATTATCAGGTATTCGGGAAGAGTGA
- the citF gene encoding citrate lyase subunit alpha — protein MTEQPLRQFKDIGKVQQQVQKPRNRKLCEDLQVAIRRSGLKDGMTISFHHAFRGGDLTINLVMQVIAEMGFRNLTLASSSLSACHSPLVEHIRHGVVCKIYTSGLRGPLAEAISRGELAEPVQIHSHGGRANLIHSGELKIDVAFIGVPSCDEYGNANGYTGEACCGSLGYAKIDAETAQKVVMLTEELLPYPHNPASIKQDEVDYIVKVQRVGDADKIGADATRMTSNPRELLIARTAADVIEKSGYFKEGFSLQTGTGGASLAVTRFLEDKMRRHNICAGFALGGITSTIVDLHEKGFIRKLIDVQSFDRAAAMSLARNPNHIEISANQYACFDSKGASVDMLDVVVLSALEIDTRFNVNVLTGSDGVIRGASGGHSDTAVASKLSIIVAPLVRGRIPTLVDEVITCVTPGSSVDILVTDHGIAVNPARPELKQQLETQGIKTVSIDWLRERAELLTGKPNPIEFTDKVVAVVRYRDGSVIDIVHQVKE, from the coding sequence ATGACTGAGCAACCACTGCGTCAATTTAAAGATATTGGGAAAGTTCAGCAGCAAGTGCAGAAACCACGTAATCGCAAACTGTGTGAAGATCTGCAAGTTGCCATCCGCCGTTCAGGTCTAAAAGATGGCATGACAATTTCTTTCCATCACGCGTTTCGTGGCGGTGATTTAACCATTAATTTAGTCATGCAAGTGATTGCAGAAATGGGTTTTAGGAACCTTACCTTAGCCTCTAGTTCGCTCAGTGCTTGCCATTCACCACTCGTTGAACATATTCGTCATGGGGTAGTTTGTAAAATTTATACTTCCGGTCTTCGTGGGCCCTTGGCTGAAGCAATATCTCGTGGTGAATTAGCCGAACCAGTACAAATTCACTCACATGGCGGACGAGCTAATCTGATTCATAGCGGTGAACTGAAGATCGATGTCGCTTTCATTGGCGTGCCATCTTGTGATGAATATGGCAACGCGAATGGCTATACCGGCGAAGCCTGCTGTGGCTCGTTAGGTTATGCAAAAATTGATGCCGAAACAGCGCAAAAAGTGGTGATGTTGACCGAAGAGTTACTGCCTTATCCACATAATCCAGCCAGTATCAAACAAGATGAAGTGGATTATATTGTTAAAGTTCAACGTGTAGGCGATGCCGATAAAATTGGGGCTGATGCTACACGGATGACCTCTAACCCTAGAGAACTATTAATTGCCCGAACTGCCGCAGATGTGATTGAAAAATCAGGTTACTTCAAAGAAGGTTTTTCATTGCAAACAGGTACAGGTGGCGCTTCATTGGCAGTAACCCGCTTCTTAGAAGACAAAATGCGTCGTCACAATATTTGTGCAGGGTTTGCCCTCGGTGGCATCACCTCGACGATTGTTGATTTACATGAAAAAGGCTTTATTCGCAAACTGATTGATGTACAGAGTTTTGACCGTGCCGCCGCGATGTCATTAGCTCGCAATCCAAACCACATTGAAATTAGTGCCAATCAATACGCTTGTTTCGACTCAAAAGGTGCGTCTGTCGATATGCTTGATGTGGTGGTATTAAGTGCGCTGGAAATAGATACGCGCTTTAACGTTAACGTATTGACGGGTTCAGATGGCGTGATCCGTGGTGCATCGGGTGGCCACAGTGATACTGCCGTCGCGTCAAAACTATCCATCATTGTTGCACCGTTAGTTCGTGGTCGCATTCCTACCTTAGTGGATGAAGTGATCACTTGTGTTACCCCCGGTTCTAGCGTTGATATTTTAGTGACCGATCATGGCATTGCCGTCAACCCTGCACGTCCAGAATTAAAACAACAATTGGAAACTCAGGGGATCAAAACGGTCTCTATTGATTGGTTACGTGAACGTGCGGAACTGTTAACAGGTAAACCTAATCCGATTGAATTTACAGATAAAGTCGTTGCAGTTGTTCGCTATCGCGATGGCTCTGTCATTGATATCGTCCATCAGGTTAAGGAGTAA
- the citX gene encoding citrate lyase holo-[acyl-carrier protein] synthase codes for MFYPLPDTIEQPEISLLELLNSRDNRQTRQQQWIGLHQVTLISFTVVFPGPVKDNHLVRQVFNQGLNALKQVAQCRQWVLLAQQSFAFPTGPECFVAVDADAIAVKTALIEAEELSPVGRLWDFDVFDANGQQYSRNTLTLSPRRCLICDKEAKVCARERIHPLNEIINKIEVLANASVDN; via the coding sequence ATGTTTTACCCACTGCCTGATACGATAGAGCAACCTGAAATTTCTTTACTTGAGCTGCTGAATAGCCGTGACAATCGTCAGACTCGACAACAGCAATGGATTGGTCTCCATCAAGTAACCCTGATTTCGTTTACTGTCGTTTTTCCTGGACCTGTCAAAGACAATCATCTTGTTAGGCAAGTCTTTAATCAGGGGTTAAATGCGCTTAAACAGGTTGCTCAATGCAGGCAGTGGGTACTTTTAGCACAACAATCTTTTGCATTTCCAACAGGCCCCGAATGCTTCGTTGCTGTTGATGCCGATGCAATCGCCGTTAAAACCGCCTTAATCGAAGCGGAAGAGTTATCGCCAGTTGGTCGTCTATGGGATTTTGATGTCTTTGATGCTAACGGGCAGCAATACTCGCGCAACACGCTCACTCTTTCACCACGGCGCTGTTTGATTTGTGATAAAGAAGCCAAAGTTTGTGCTCGTGAACGCATTCACCCACTGAATGAAATTATCAATAAAATCGAGGTGCTAGCCAATGCGTCTGTCGATAATTGA
- the citG gene encoding triphosphoribosyl-dephospho-CoA synthase CitG, whose translation MRLSIIEHTSQLTLNNVQYYSQLAWQAMMAEVNLTPKPGLVDKYNTGAHKDMALTDFHLSANAIAQHFPAFLHAGAQYKELPLHQLLKMIRPIGIACEQSMFQATKGVNTHKGSIFSLGLILTAIGRLLALNKPVSAPAISVIVSHMCQGITAELKQVSVHPTAGQKLYQMFGLTGARGEAESGYQLVINLSLPYYLKQLIEGKPQELALLQTLLLLMANNDDTNVANRGGLQGLSWLKKQAQDLLNHGGLTKLADLSKIQQFDKACIINNLSPGGSADLLILTWFLARLPYSTGNLISSINNN comes from the coding sequence ATGCGTCTGTCGATAATTGAACATACATCACAACTGACACTGAATAACGTGCAGTATTACAGTCAACTGGCTTGGCAAGCTATGATGGCTGAGGTCAACTTAACCCCAAAACCAGGCTTAGTTGATAAATACAATACCGGCGCTCATAAAGATATGGCATTAACCGATTTCCATTTGAGCGCAAATGCCATCGCACAGCACTTCCCTGCTTTCTTACATGCAGGCGCACAATACAAAGAATTACCACTTCATCAGTTGCTAAAAATGATACGCCCAATTGGGATCGCCTGTGAACAATCGATGTTCCAAGCAACCAAAGGCGTGAATACACATAAAGGCTCAATTTTTTCATTAGGGTTGATACTCACGGCTATCGGGCGTTTACTGGCGCTCAATAAACCGGTTTCTGCCCCTGCCATTAGTGTGATTGTTTCACACATGTGCCAAGGTATTACCGCTGAGTTAAAGCAGGTTAGTGTTCACCCAACCGCGGGGCAGAAGTTATATCAAATGTTTGGCTTAACGGGAGCCCGAGGTGAAGCAGAAAGTGGTTATCAATTAGTGATCAACCTTTCTCTTCCTTACTATTTAAAACAACTCATTGAAGGTAAACCTCAAGAACTCGCATTATTACAAACATTACTGTTATTAATGGCAAACAATGATGATACCAATGTTGCCAATCGCGGTGGTTTGCAAGGTTTATCATGGCTAAAAAAACAAGCTCAAGATTTACTTAATCATGGAGGATTAACTAAATTAGCCGATTTAAGCAAAATTCAGCAATTTGATAAGGCATGTATTATTAATAATCTGAGCCCTGGAGGCAGCGCAGACTTATTAATTCTGACGTGGTTTTTAGCACGCTTACCTTATTCAACCGGAAACTTAATATCATCTATTAATAATAATTAA
- a CDS encoding anion permease, with protein sequence MQKDKIWKLLLLIAIPIIISLIPTPEGLPHIAWLLFGLYLSAIIGLVLKPYSEPVILLATIAASAAVIGITETKDVKVGEVLNGYASGTTWLVFAAFTLSAAFVITGLGKRLSYILIGKLGGTTLGLGYVTAILDLIIAPATPSNTARAGGIVFPIINSVAVALGSDPEKSPRKAGHYLLVNVYMVTKTTSYMFLTAMAPNALALAMMTDIMGIHLSWGGWALAAAVPGLIMLVLTPLIIYKLYPPELKKVNNKEIAAKGLEDLGPMTVREKLLAIIFVLALAGWIFAGQIGVTASTVAICVMALTLILGVVTWDDVLKNKGGWNTLIWYGGIIGMSGVLTKAGFFKWLADVMGQHLSFGDQTMLAFFVIMFISVAIRYLFASGGAYVAAMVPVFATVGMVAGAPPMLLALGLLFSNAYGGSLTHYGGAAAPIVFGAGYNDIRSWWIIGGIVAFLSLLVHMTIGLGWWEILISSGLI encoded by the coding sequence ATGCAAAAAGATAAAATATGGAAGCTATTACTTCTAATAGCCATCCCCATAATCATCTCGCTTATACCCACACCAGAGGGATTACCCCATATTGCTTGGTTGCTATTTGGTTTGTATTTATCAGCCATTATCGGGTTAGTTTTAAAACCCTATTCTGAGCCAGTAATATTACTTGCCACTATTGCCGCCAGTGCTGCCGTTATTGGTATCACGGAGACAAAAGATGTCAAAGTGGGTGAAGTGTTAAATGGTTATGCTTCAGGTACCACGTGGTTGGTTTTCGCTGCGTTTACACTCAGTGCTGCTTTTGTCATAACAGGACTAGGTAAACGACTCTCTTATATTTTGATTGGAAAACTCGGCGGCACAACATTAGGACTCGGTTATGTCACCGCAATTCTTGACCTGATCATCGCGCCTGCAACCCCTTCAAACACAGCTCGCGCAGGGGGAATTGTCTTTCCGATTATTAACAGTGTTGCTGTGGCGCTTGGCTCCGATCCTGAAAAAAGCCCACGCAAAGCAGGGCATTATCTGTTAGTAAACGTGTACATGGTGACAAAAACCACCAGCTATATGTTCTTAACCGCGATGGCACCCAATGCATTAGCCTTAGCCATGATGACCGACATTATGGGGATCCATTTAAGTTGGGGCGGATGGGCACTAGCCGCCGCCGTTCCTGGCTTAATTATGTTGGTTTTAACACCACTGATTATCTACAAACTTTATCCACCTGAATTAAAGAAAGTGAATAATAAAGAGATTGCGGCTAAAGGATTAGAAGATTTAGGCCCAATGACAGTAAGAGAGAAGTTACTGGCTATTATCTTTGTATTAGCTTTAGCAGGATGGATTTTTGCCGGGCAAATTGGTGTCACTGCCTCTACCGTTGCAATATGTGTTATGGCTTTAACATTAATTCTAGGCGTAGTAACTTGGGATGATGTGCTAAAAAATAAAGGTGGATGGAATACCTTGATTTGGTACGGCGGTATCATCGGTATGTCTGGCGTACTCACAAAAGCAGGTTTCTTTAAATGGTTAGCTGATGTCATGGGGCAACACCTCTCCTTTGGTGATCAAACCATGTTAGCTTTCTTCGTCATTATGTTTATTAGTGTGGCAATACGTTACTTATTTGCTTCCGGTGGCGCTTATGTCGCCGCAATGGTACCTGTTTTTGCAACTGTTGGTATGGTCGCTGGTGCACCACCAATGTTATTAGCACTGGGCTTACTATTTTCCAACGCATACGGCGGCAGCTTAACCCATTACGGAGGCGCGGCAGCTCCTATCGTTTTTGGTGCTGGCTACAACGATATACGTTCATGGTGGATCATAGGTGGTATTGTCGCATTCTTAAGTTTATTGGTTCATATGACGATTGGTTTAGGCTGGTGGGAAATATTAATCAGTTCAGGCTTAATTTAA
- a CDS encoding 4-oxalomesaconate tautomerase: MKKIPCMLMRGGTSKGVFLLADDLPQNIQERDELILAIMGSGHALQIDGIGGGSPQTSKVAIISRSPHPDADIDYLFAQVSITDRIVDTAPNCGNILCAVGSYAIEKGLMPITGETTVVRIRNINTDTFVNSTIQTPNGQVRYEGDTTIASVPGHAAPISLTFLNACGTKTGKLLPTGRAIDIFDGVEVSCIDMAMPVVLIDAPQLNKTGYETAAQLESDKEFMQRLESIRCQAGLAMGLGDVSQKVIPKPVLVSPAIHGGTVNVRYFMPHKCHGALAVTGAIAIATGTLINNSVVKRYLTKHVDMQHISIEHLSGNFDVSLSQQGEFPLGLQASIIRTARKLFSGDVYVP, from the coding sequence ATGAAAAAAATACCTTGTATGTTGATGCGCGGTGGCACATCGAAAGGCGTATTTTTATTAGCAGATGACTTACCCCAAAATATTCAAGAGCGTGATGAATTAATCTTAGCTATTATGGGTTCAGGACACGCTTTACAAATCGATGGTATCGGTGGTGGTAGCCCACAAACCAGCAAAGTTGCCATTATTAGCCGCTCCCCTCACCCTGATGCCGATATTGATTACCTTTTTGCTCAAGTTTCTATCACTGATCGTATTGTCGATACCGCACCCAATTGCGGTAATATTTTATGTGCTGTCGGTTCTTATGCGATTGAAAAAGGTTTAATGCCCATTACTGGTGAAACAACTGTAGTACGTATTCGCAACATCAATACTGATACTTTTGTTAACTCCACAATACAAACACCAAATGGGCAAGTACGCTATGAGGGGGATACTACAATTGCGAGTGTTCCTGGCCATGCAGCACCTATTTCGCTTACCTTTCTAAATGCATGTGGTACAAAAACCGGCAAATTACTGCCAACAGGGCGTGCCATTGATATATTTGATGGGGTAGAAGTGAGCTGTATTGATATGGCAATGCCAGTTGTCTTGATTGATGCTCCGCAATTAAATAAAACCGGTTATGAAACCGCAGCTCAGCTTGAATCAGATAAAGAATTTATGCAGCGCTTGGAAAGTATTCGTTGCCAAGCAGGGCTCGCAATGGGATTGGGCGATGTCAGCCAAAAAGTGATCCCCAAACCGGTATTGGTTTCCCCAGCCATTCATGGTGGGACTGTGAATGTGCGCTATTTTATGCCACATAAATGCCACGGTGCATTGGCGGTGACGGGGGCCATTGCTATTGCAACTGGCACACTCATCAATAACTCAGTAGTCAAACGTTATCTCACTAAACATGTTGATATGCAGCATATTTCGATTGAGCACCTCAGTGGTAATTTTGATGTCTCATTGAGCCAGCAAGGTGAGTTTCCTTTAGGGTTACAAGCCTCGATTATACGCACTGCTAGAAAACTATTTTCTGGAGATGTGTATGTTCCTTGA
- a CDS encoding AAA family ATPase → MNWQLSDTREWSQLEERFDFVRDMRGVPQDQQHHAEGDVATHTQMVLNALESLPEYQQLPALQQNIVWAAALLHDVEKRSTTREQDGRIRSPGHAKKGELSVRHILFREVETPFVIREQIAGLVRYHGLPLWVMEKADPERALFAASLRVAMPLLCLLAKADVLGRICADQAELLSRIELFELFCREQGCWEQPKAFASMAGRFHYFHQQRGSPDYQPFEEFGSEVIMLCGLPGMGKDHFIAQYYPHREVICLDEIRREHKISPADRNAQGWVAQYAKEQAKVRLRAKTDFIWNATSLSASLRESMISLFARYQAKIHLIYLEVPYKQWQQQNRQRKYAVPENVMERMANKLELPTPDEAHQVSYFINGEFQF, encoded by the coding sequence ATGAATTGGCAACTCAGCGATACACGTGAATGGTCACAGTTAGAAGAACGGTTTGATTTTGTGCGTGATATGCGAGGTGTTCCACAGGATCAACAGCACCATGCCGAAGGTGATGTGGCGACACATACCCAAATGGTGTTAAATGCCTTAGAAAGTTTACCTGAATATCAGCAGCTACCGGCATTGCAGCAAAATATTGTTTGGGCGGCAGCGTTATTACATGATGTGGAAAAGCGTTCGACAACGCGTGAACAAGATGGGCGAATTCGTTCACCGGGTCATGCGAAAAAAGGTGAACTATCGGTTCGCCATATCCTATTTCGCGAGGTGGAGACTCCTTTTGTTATCCGTGAACAGATAGCCGGATTGGTCAGATACCACGGTTTGCCATTATGGGTTATGGAAAAGGCAGATCCTGAACGTGCTTTATTTGCTGCTTCATTACGTGTGGCAATGCCGTTGCTTTGCCTATTAGCAAAAGCGGATGTATTAGGACGTATTTGCGCTGATCAGGCTGAACTGCTATCACGTATTGAACTGTTTGAGCTGTTTTGTCGTGAGCAAGGTTGTTGGGAACAGCCAAAGGCGTTTGCATCAATGGCAGGTCGCTTTCATTATTTTCATCAACAGCGTGGTTCACCTGACTATCAACCATTTGAAGAGTTTGGCAGCGAAGTGATTATGCTATGTGGCCTACCGGGGATGGGGAAAGATCATTTTATTGCTCAGTACTATCCACATAGAGAGGTGATTTGCCTTGATGAGATCCGCAGAGAGCATAAAATCAGCCCAGCAGATAGAAATGCTCAAGGTTGGGTCGCTCAGTATGCAAAAGAGCAAGCTAAAGTACGATTACGCGCAAAAACGGATTTTATTTGGAATGCCACATCGCTCAGCGCTTCTTTAAGAGAAAGTATGATCAGCTTGTTTGCTCGCTATCAAGCCAAAATACATTTAATTTATTTGGAAGTCCCGTATAAACAGTGGCAACAACAGAATCGCCAACGTAAATACGCGGTACCTGAAAATGTGATGGAACGGATGGCAAACAAATTAGAGTTGCCAACCCCAGATGAGGCACACCAAGTTTCTTATTTCATTAATGGTGAATTTCAATTCTAA
- a CDS encoding RNA ligase family protein has translation MNMQSRKYGRTYHYPFSPGTTSDDRINRDWWSHIQNIEQLVHTEKLDGENNCLNRHGVFARSHAAPTQSAWSQQIRQRWQLIKNDLGDIELFGENLYAVHSIEYQHIEEYFYVFAVRQGNYWLSWEEVKFYASLFDFPTVPELSLNIDKQLDSQVYTQQLITAAEQDSQFIAYDTHSQQPCSMEGIVTRDSQRFSLDDFKCHVFKYVRKNHVKTDIHWKRHWQRAKLAFEYQGGQS, from the coding sequence ATGAATATGCAATCAAGAAAGTATGGTAGAACGTATCACTATCCGTTCTCCCCCGGCACCACCAGTGATGATCGTATTAATCGCGATTGGTGGTCGCACATCCAGAACATTGAACAACTGGTACATACTGAAAAACTCGATGGTGAAAATAATTGCTTGAATCGGCACGGTGTATTTGCACGCTCTCATGCAGCACCGACTCAATCAGCATGGAGTCAGCAGATCCGTCAACGTTGGCAGCTCATTAAAAATGATTTAGGCGATATTGAGCTGTTTGGTGAAAATCTTTATGCCGTACATTCTATTGAATACCAACATATTGAAGAGTATTTCTATGTATTTGCGGTCAGGCAGGGTAATTACTGGTTAAGTTGGGAGGAGGTCAAATTTTATGCCTCACTGTTTGATTTCCCAACAGTACCTGAATTATCGCTGAATATTGATAAGCAGCTCGACTCACAAGTCTATACTCAGCAGCTGATCACGGCGGCAGAGCAAGATAGTCAATTTATTGCCTATGATACTCATAGCCAACAACCTTGTAGTATGGAAGGGATTGTTACGCGTGATAGCCAACGTTTTAGTCTTGATGACTTTAAGTGCCATGTTTTTAAATATGTCCGTAAAAATCATGTTAAAACGGATATTCACTGGAAACGCCATTGGCAGCGAGCAAAATTAGCCTTTGAGTACCAAGGAGGGCAGTCATGA
- a CDS encoding CitMHS family transporter — translation MLTIIGILIILSIVTLLMMGKVSPIIAMSCIPFIGALIAGYSIPEISTFFESGINKVSKVAAMFLFAILFFSLMKDLHIFDPIIRLMVKMTRGNVIIVCVMTTLIAGVVHLDGSGAATFLIIIPALLPLYRQLGMSPYLMLLLMCTSMGIMNMVPWGGPLGRASAVTGIDASTLWQGLIPVQIIGMVGAAIFAALMGVREKRRIAAAAQKGTTPYLADSLLPANEQFSDVEQQINKPQKPWINGGLIIASIICLAFGLLSAPYVFMIALSIALLVNFPNPKDQMKVLSQHAPQALGMVAIILAAGAFLGILSDGGMLKSIAEDLTAILPTEWVSKIHIFVGILGVPMDIFTSTDAYYFALLPIIQQIAETAGVDPSAVVYAMAIGNNAGTFVSPFSPAAWLAMGLAGIDMGRHLRYSFGWIWLFSFFTLGIGALLGLY, via the coding sequence GTGCTTACGATTATTGGTATCTTGATCATTCTTTCTATTGTGACCTTACTGATGATGGGAAAAGTTAGCCCAATCATTGCAATGTCGTGTATTCCTTTTATTGGTGCCCTAATCGCAGGTTACTCAATACCTGAAATTTCTACTTTTTTCGAAAGTGGTATCAATAAAGTCTCCAAAGTGGCAGCGATGTTTTTGTTTGCCATTCTATTTTTTAGCTTAATGAAAGACTTACATATTTTTGACCCGATTATTCGTTTGATGGTCAAAATGACTCGTGGCAATGTGATCATCGTCTGTGTGATGACTACGTTAATTGCGGGTGTTGTACACTTAGATGGTTCTGGTGCTGCTACCTTTTTAATTATTATTCCTGCATTACTGCCACTTTATCGTCAATTAGGCATGAGCCCTTATTTGATGTTGCTACTCATGTGTACCAGTATGGGGATCATGAACATGGTTCCATGGGGAGGACCACTCGGTCGTGCATCAGCAGTGACAGGCATTGACGCATCAACTTTATGGCAAGGTCTGATCCCTGTACAGATTATTGGTATGGTTGGAGCTGCTATTTTCGCCGCATTAATGGGGGTACGTGAAAAACGTCGTATTGCAGCCGCGGCACAAAAGGGCACAACACCTTATTTAGCGGACTCATTGTTACCTGCAAATGAGCAATTCTCAGATGTGGAGCAACAAATTAATAAACCGCAAAAACCATGGATTAATGGTGGATTGATTATTGCCTCAATTATTTGTTTGGCCTTTGGTTTATTATCAGCGCCTTATGTATTTATGATTGCGTTGTCGATAGCCTTATTGGTGAACTTCCCGAATCCAAAAGACCAAATGAAAGTCTTGTCTCAACATGCGCCACAAGCGCTGGGTATGGTCGCGATTATATTGGCCGCAGGGGCTTTCCTTGGAATTTTATCTGATGGTGGCATGTTAAAATCAATCGCTGAAGATTTAACCGCTATCTTACCAACCGAGTGGGTGTCGAAAATTCATATTTTCGTGGGGATCCTCGGTGTACCAATGGATATTTTCACCAGTACAGATGCATACTATTTCGCTTTACTCCCTATTATTCAACAAATAGCTGAAACAGCTGGCGTCGACCCATCCGCAGTGGTTTATGCGATGGCGATTGGTAACAATGCAGGAACCTTTGTTAGCCCATTCTCTCCTGCTGCATGGTTAGCGATGGGGCTGGCTGGGATCGATATGGGACGCCATTTACGTTATTCGTTTGGATGGATTTGGTTATTTAGCTTCTTTACATTAGGTATTGGTGCATTACTTGGCCTATATTAA
- a CDS encoding NADH:flavin oxidoreductase/NADH oxidase, which yields MSFLFSPSSLGQISLNNRIIVPPMCQYSAIDGMPTAWHNAHYMNLALSGAALVIVEASAITPVGRITYQDLGIWNDEQANALKKMLNDIRQFADARLGIQIAHAGRKASTDLPWVGGKSLSSTEPHGWQTVSASNIAFGQSYPPCELSQAQIAETVQQFVDAAKRAEYAGFDVIEIHAAHGYLLHQFLSPLSNQRQDEYGGSFENRSRLLIEVFRAVRQAVTSEIAVGIRISATDWVDGGWDLPEAIELTEQLEELGCDYMHVSSGGLSDKQQIPVGPNYQVPFAQAINEHTMMPVIAVGLITEPAQAEAIIATGQADFIAIGRGMLYDPRWPWHAAAQLSENIRVAPQYLRSAPHQFKSLYSK from the coding sequence ATGAGCTTCCTATTTTCACCTTCCTCTTTGGGGCAAATCTCTTTAAACAATAGGATTATTGTTCCACCAATGTGCCAATACTCAGCTATTGATGGCATGCCAACTGCGTGGCATAACGCACATTATATGAATTTAGCGCTTTCAGGTGCGGCTCTAGTTATTGTTGAAGCGAGTGCGATAACACCTGTCGGACGGATCACCTACCAAGATTTAGGTATCTGGAATGATGAACAAGCTAATGCGCTGAAAAAAATGCTAAACGACATTAGGCAATTTGCCGATGCACGTCTTGGTATTCAAATTGCTCATGCAGGTAGAAAGGCATCCACTGATTTACCTTGGGTCGGTGGTAAAAGTTTATCCAGTACAGAGCCACATGGCTGGCAAACTGTATCAGCCTCAAATATAGCATTTGGGCAATCTTATCCACCTTGCGAATTAAGCCAAGCGCAAATCGCGGAAACGGTACAACAATTTGTTGATGCCGCTAAGCGCGCGGAATATGCAGGATTTGATGTCATTGAAATTCACGCTGCACACGGTTATTTATTGCATCAATTTCTCTCACCTTTATCCAATCAACGACAAGATGAATATGGCGGTAGTTTTGAAAATCGCAGCCGATTGCTGATCGAAGTGTTCCGTGCAGTTCGCCAAGCAGTTACCTCTGAAATCGCGGTGGGTATTCGTATTTCAGCAACAGACTGGGTTGATGGCGGTTGGGATTTACCTGAAGCAATTGAATTAACTGAACAGCTTGAAGAGCTCGGTTGCGATTACATGCATGTGTCATCAGGTGGGTTATCAGATAAACAGCAGATCCCAGTTGGTCCAAACTATCAAGTTCCCTTTGCACAAGCAATCAATGAACATACCATGATGCCCGTTATTGCCGTGGGTTTGATCACTGAGCCAGCTCAAGCAGAGGCGATTATTGCAACGGGGCAAGCAGATTTTATCGCGATAGGTAGAGGGATGCTGTATGACCCACGCTGGCCATGGCATGCTGCGGCACAATTATCTGAAAACATTCGCGTCGCACCACAGTATTTACGCAGTGCACCACATCAATTTAAATCGTTATACTCAAAATAA